One region of Verrucomicrobiota bacterium genomic DNA includes:
- a CDS encoding ABC transporter ATP-binding protein produces MKWQFMGAVVAGIIYGLASGFGLPFVSSVVFPKIFNQAEFAHFSEEVREELSGEQMAALTEEMDKILTPEQRKELGWSEDPDGDVWMLFLAVAALPLSFGVRGIAGFTNVYWINYCGVRVLETIRCRIFSKLQVLPLSFFQKNQTGELVSRVVVDTTQLQNGIIFVANDLIKQPVTFIGAMGALLFLSLRQNDLAFILLCLLTIPIAVLPIRYVGRKMLKKARLMQDEAGDLTGILSENLSAPREVRAFNLKEREEMRFFQSVRKLFKHQMKVVKYGHVLTPSIEFISAVGIAIAIFYAAKRGVTLEQVVPLIFALYMSYDPIKKLGMIHSKMRQATASLERIEYILNSPTSVPDPENPEKFVAGDGQIDFEDVSFSYQDTPTLEKIDLQIPGGQVVALVGPSGAGKSTFANLVSRFYDVNEGTIRIGGSDLRKIAKAELYESIALVSQDPVLFNDTIGENIRIGRQDATQEEIEEAARNAFADEFIAELENGYDTVVGEKGTRLSGGQKQRIALARAFLRNAPILILDEATSALDSESEQKIQKALDRLLPGKTAIVIAHRFSTIRSAGRILVFENGKIIADGPHDKVYAECALYRDLYDKQA; encoded by the coding sequence GTGAAGTGGCAATTCATGGGAGCCGTTGTTGCTGGGATCATTTACGGGCTCGCGAGTGGGTTTGGCTTGCCGTTCGTCAGCAGCGTCGTTTTTCCAAAAATCTTCAATCAAGCTGAATTCGCTCATTTCTCTGAAGAGGTCAGGGAGGAGTTGAGTGGGGAACAAATGGCTGCACTCACCGAAGAGATGGATAAGATTTTGACCCCGGAGCAGCGGAAAGAGCTCGGTTGGTCTGAAGACCCTGACGGAGATGTATGGATGCTCTTTCTCGCGGTGGCAGCATTGCCACTTTCCTTTGGCGTGAGAGGAATTGCCGGTTTCACCAACGTCTACTGGATCAACTACTGCGGGGTTCGGGTGCTCGAAACGATCCGGTGCCGGATATTTTCCAAGCTGCAGGTTCTTCCTCTTTCCTTCTTCCAGAAAAACCAAACAGGTGAACTGGTCAGCCGCGTTGTGGTGGACACCACCCAGCTTCAGAATGGGATCATTTTCGTTGCCAACGATCTCATCAAGCAACCCGTCACCTTCATTGGCGCGATGGGTGCACTGTTATTTCTGTCACTACGACAAAACGACCTAGCATTCATTTTGTTATGCCTTCTCACCATTCCGATCGCAGTCTTACCGATTCGGTATGTCGGCCGAAAAATGCTAAAAAAAGCGCGGTTAATGCAGGATGAAGCTGGGGACCTCACAGGAATCTTGAGCGAGAACTTGTCGGCGCCTCGTGAAGTGAGGGCCTTCAACCTGAAGGAGCGGGAGGAAATGCGATTCTTTCAATCGGTTCGGAAGCTCTTCAAGCACCAGATGAAGGTAGTGAAATATGGTCATGTGCTTACTCCCAGTATTGAATTCATTTCAGCCGTCGGAATCGCCATCGCGATTTTCTACGCCGCCAAACGGGGAGTTACTCTAGAGCAGGTCGTCCCTCTTATCTTCGCCCTCTACATGTCGTACGATCCGATCAAGAAACTCGGAATGATTCACAGTAAGATGCGACAGGCCACGGCCTCGTTGGAGAGGATCGAATACATTCTCAACTCTCCTACTTCCGTTCCGGACCCGGAGAATCCGGAGAAGTTTGTGGCTGGCGATGGGCAGATTGACTTTGAAGACGTGAGCTTCTCCTATCAGGACACACCCACTCTCGAAAAGATTGATCTCCAAATTCCCGGTGGGCAGGTAGTTGCCCTTGTCGGACCTAGTGGTGCCGGCAAGTCGACTTTCGCCAATTTGGTGAGCCGTTTCTATGATGTAAACGAGGGAACCATCCGCATCGGTGGGAGTGACCTCCGAAAAATTGCGAAGGCGGAACTCTATGAGTCTATCGCACTCGTTTCCCAGGATCCTGTGCTCTTCAACGATACCATCGGCGAAAACATCCGAATCGGAAGACAAGACGCCACCCAGGAGGAGATTGAAGAGGCGGCCCGGAATGCGTTTGCCGACGAGTTTATTGCCGAGCTTGAGAATGGCTACGACACCGTAGTGGGGGAAAAAGGCACCCGTCTTTCCGGTGGACAGAAGCAGAGAATAGCCCTTGCCAGAGCGTTTCTTAGGAACGCCCCTATTCTCATTCTGGATGAGGCTACCTCAGCCCTTGACTCGGAAAGCGAGCAAAAGATCCAGAAAGCCTTGGATCGCCTTCTTCCCGGAAAGACCGCGATCGTAATTGCCCACCGATTCAGCACAATTCGCAGTGCCGGGCGAATACTGGTATTCGAGAACGGCAAAATTATCGCCGACGGTCCTCACGATAAGGTTTACGCTGAATGCGCACTCTATCGGGATCTTTACGATAAGCAGGCGTAA
- the fabD gene encoding ACP S-malonyltransferase: protein MDKFRPGVLFSGQGAQEVGMGMSLLEESPLVQERLNAADDLLGWKLSRIMFEGPAEELTETRVCQPALFVHGIILYELLLEKGVIHGPAAVSGLSLGELTALTVGGAMDFETGLRLVAERGRLMQEACEKTHGSMASVIGGSREEVSALCEECDVEMANLNCPGQIVISGEKDRIVAAVALGKDKGFKLVKELVVAGAYHSSLMESARDEFAPYVESAEIGEPFCPFYANVSGGRVSTPQDIRKGLVAQVVSPVLFEDCMRSMAGEQSEPIELVECGPGKIIAGLIRRTDRSWSSRSFAEVDDFSVE, encoded by the coding sequence ATGGATAAATTCAGACCCGGCGTTCTTTTTTCAGGTCAGGGTGCTCAGGAGGTGGGCATGGGCATGTCTCTGCTCGAAGAATCACCCCTGGTGCAGGAGAGGCTTAACGCTGCAGATGATCTCCTGGGGTGGAAGCTTTCACGGATCATGTTTGAAGGCCCTGCGGAGGAATTGACTGAAACCCGTGTCTGCCAACCCGCGCTTTTTGTTCATGGGATTATCCTCTACGAACTTCTTTTGGAGAAGGGAGTCATCCACGGTCCTGCGGCGGTTTCCGGTCTTTCGCTTGGAGAGCTTACGGCTCTAACGGTCGGTGGCGCCATGGATTTTGAAACGGGTCTGCGTCTGGTGGCAGAGCGGGGACGTTTAATGCAAGAGGCCTGCGAGAAAACCCATGGTAGTATGGCAAGCGTGATCGGGGGAAGCCGCGAGGAAGTCTCCGCGCTGTGCGAGGAGTGCGACGTGGAAATGGCGAATTTGAACTGCCCGGGCCAGATCGTGATTTCAGGAGAGAAAGATAGAATTGTCGCCGCCGTTGCCCTTGGAAAAGACAAGGGATTCAAACTTGTGAAGGAATTGGTCGTTGCCGGCGCTTACCACAGCAGTCTGATGGAGAGTGCCCGGGATGAGTTCGCTCCCTACGTAGAAAGTGCCGAAATTGGAGAACCCTTCTGTCCATTTTACGCCAATGTATCCGGTGGCCGGGTTTCTACCCCTCAGGACATCCGGAAAGGTCTTGTGGCTCAGGTGGTTTCTCCCGTGCTTTTTGAGGACTGTATGCGGTCGATGGCGGGAGAGCAGTCGGAACCGATCGAGCTCGTGGAATGCGGCCCTGGTAAAATTATCGCTGGATTGATCCGGAGAACTGACCGTTCCTGGTCATCAAGATCTTTCGCGGAAGTCGATGATTTCTCCGTCGAATGA
- a CDS encoding SulP family inorganic anion transporter: MSSESLTSASSKPKASSSASKSSGNRFRSFSAKGDLFGGVTTAIVSLPMALAFGVASGAGAEAGLYGAVCVGLFAAIFGGTRTLISEPTGPMTVVMTAVVASLVAANPERGLESAFAVVLVAGLTQLVFGLLRLGRYVTLMPYSVISGFMSGIGILLILIQIAPLVGVSSPSGGAISVVKSLPKIVEGARWQECVIALVGLIILFRMPSRWKRYCPPHLVALVVGTGAALLFFSGDDLRRIGEIPMGLPDLRIPFFAPEHLRTILVEGIILGILGCVDTLLTAMIADSLTRDQHDSDRELRGQGVGNIVSSLFGGLPGAGATMGTVVNIKVGARSPIAAILRAAILLSIILFLGPYLSVVPMAILAAIAVKVGFDILDWSFLKRAHQVSRSASVIMYTVMALTVFVDLIFAVGFGVFVANVLTIDRLSRIQSEKGIRTIDPTDADIPMTPEERALFEEGKGGIILLHLSGPMIFGVAKALAREHEALGRARALIVDLLDVPLLSTTVALAIENVVRDAREAGVDVYVCTAPGDTRTRLEQIERSGKERLRFCESRKQALEAAVEGREPISESFNDGKAENTRSPEIVGDEASEGDDWK; the protein is encoded by the coding sequence GTGAGTTCCGAGAGTCTAACTTCTGCTTCCAGCAAACCGAAAGCTTCCAGTAGTGCTTCCAAATCCTCGGGCAACCGCTTTCGATCCTTCTCTGCAAAAGGGGATCTCTTTGGAGGAGTAACGACCGCGATCGTTTCACTACCGATGGCTCTCGCATTCGGAGTCGCCTCCGGAGCAGGGGCAGAAGCGGGGCTATACGGGGCTGTTTGCGTCGGATTGTTCGCAGCCATTTTCGGAGGCACCCGAACCCTCATTTCGGAGCCCACAGGTCCCATGACGGTGGTCATGACAGCCGTGGTTGCCTCGCTTGTTGCCGCCAATCCAGAGAGGGGACTGGAATCGGCCTTTGCGGTAGTCCTAGTCGCGGGCCTAACCCAGCTCGTCTTCGGGCTGCTTCGTTTAGGGCGCTACGTTACGCTCATGCCCTACAGCGTGATTTCGGGATTCATGTCCGGAATCGGGATTTTACTGATTCTAATTCAAATCGCGCCGTTGGTCGGAGTGTCTTCTCCCTCTGGGGGAGCAATATCCGTGGTAAAGTCTCTGCCGAAAATTGTCGAAGGAGCCCGCTGGCAGGAGTGTGTGATTGCTTTGGTCGGCCTGATTATCCTCTTTCGGATGCCTTCCCGCTGGAAACGTTATTGCCCTCCGCATCTTGTCGCTTTGGTCGTCGGAACCGGAGCAGCGCTTCTCTTTTTCTCAGGAGATGATTTAAGAAGAATTGGAGAGATCCCAATGGGTCTTCCCGATCTGAGAATCCCGTTCTTTGCTCCCGAACATCTGAGAACCATTCTGGTCGAGGGTATTATTCTCGGTATCTTAGGGTGCGTCGACACGCTTCTGACGGCGATGATCGCCGACAGTTTGACTCGGGATCAACACGATTCGGATCGTGAGCTGAGGGGGCAGGGCGTGGGAAACATCGTGTCGAGTCTGTTTGGAGGGCTTCCGGGCGCTGGCGCAACCATGGGAACGGTGGTGAACATAAAAGTAGGGGCAAGGTCTCCGATAGCCGCTATTTTGAGGGCGGCGATTCTCCTTTCGATCATCCTATTTTTGGGACCTTATCTGTCGGTCGTTCCTATGGCGATACTGGCAGCGATCGCCGTTAAGGTCGGATTCGACATTTTGGATTGGAGCTTCCTGAAGCGCGCCCATCAAGTCTCCAGGAGTGCATCAGTCATTATGTACACGGTCATGGCGTTGACCGTATTCGTGGATCTAATCTTTGCGGTTGGTTTTGGGGTCTTTGTCGCAAACGTTTTAACGATCGACCGCCTATCCCGAATCCAGTCGGAAAAAGGTATTCGGACGATCGACCCGACCGATGCCGATATCCCTATGACTCCGGAGGAGAGGGCACTCTTTGAGGAAGGAAAGGGCGGGATCATTTTATTACACCTGAGTGGCCCTATGATCTTTGGTGTCGCTAAAGCTCTCGCCCGTGAACACGAAGCACTAGGTCGAGCAAGAGCCCTGATTGTCGATCTCTTGGATGTTCCTCTTCTGTCAACCACAGTGGCGCTTGCGATTGAAAACGTGGTTCGAGATGCCCGCGAAGCCGGAGTCGACGTCTATGTCTGCACAGCACCGGGAGATACAAGAACTCGGTTAGAGCAAATTGAGCGATCAGGAAAAGAGCGGCTGCGGTTCTGCGAATCGCGGAAACAGGCTCTCGAGGCTGCGGTTGAAGGGAGGGAGCCGATAAGCGAATCGTTCAACGATGGGAAAGCGGAGAACACACGGTCGCCTGAGATCGTTGGTGACGAGGCGAGTGAGGGAGATGATTGGAAATAA
- a CDS encoding argininosuccinate synthase, protein MKIVLAYSGGLDTSVLVHWLKQEYNTEIVTFAADVGQEEELDGLAEKAKATGASTHYTVDLVDEFASDFIYPMFRANTLYEGQYYLGTSIARPLIAKAQIEIARQEAADAVAHGATGKGNDQCRFELTYAALAPDLRIISPWRDRNFRKTFPGRKEMIDYCRENNIPVEASAEKPYSMDRNLLHISYEAGILEDPWFDPTTVENREMYKLSVDPEIAPDEPRYLELEFEKGDCVSVDGKKLDPAGALKALNSIAGQHGIGRVDLVENRFVGMKSRGVYETPGGTLLLHARRQVESLTLDRDLSHLRDTLMPRYADLVYYGFWYAPEREALQAFIDESQRMVTGTARLKLYKGSITTVGRKSPYSLYDAEVASMEGVASDYNPDDASGFIRLQALRLRARASAQGGARVESTSKLSHE, encoded by the coding sequence ATGAAGATTGTGCTCGCCTATTCTGGAGGTCTCGACACCTCCGTCCTGGTTCATTGGCTCAAGCAGGAATACAATACAGAAATCGTCACCTTCGCGGCGGATGTAGGCCAAGAGGAAGAACTGGATGGCTTGGCAGAGAAGGCGAAGGCGACCGGTGCCTCGACTCATTACACGGTCGATTTGGTCGATGAGTTTGCCAGCGATTTTATCTATCCGATGTTTCGAGCGAATACCCTTTACGAGGGGCAATATTACCTCGGAACTTCAATTGCCCGCCCTCTCATTGCAAAAGCCCAAATTGAAATCGCCCGGCAGGAAGCCGCAGATGCCGTAGCCCATGGTGCCACCGGGAAGGGTAACGATCAGTGCCGATTCGAGCTGACTTACGCGGCATTGGCTCCAGATCTACGAATCATTTCACCCTGGAGGGATAGGAATTTCCGAAAGACTTTTCCTGGGCGGAAAGAGATGATCGACTATTGTCGGGAAAATAACATCCCAGTCGAAGCAAGTGCTGAAAAGCCGTATTCGATGGACCGGAATCTCCTCCATATCTCCTACGAGGCCGGGATTCTCGAGGATCCTTGGTTTGATCCAACGACCGTTGAAAACCGGGAGATGTATAAACTTTCCGTCGATCCGGAAATTGCCCCCGATGAACCACGATACCTAGAACTCGAGTTTGAGAAGGGTGATTGCGTTTCCGTCGACGGCAAAAAGTTGGACCCTGCGGGGGCTTTAAAGGCGCTGAACTCAATCGCTGGCCAGCACGGTATCGGACGCGTGGACTTGGTCGAGAATCGATTTGTCGGAATGAAGAGCCGGGGCGTTTACGAAACTCCTGGTGGAACTCTTCTTCTCCATGCAAGACGTCAGGTGGAAAGCCTCACCCTAGACCGCGATCTTTCGCATCTCCGCGACACGCTGATGCCACGCTACGCGGATCTCGTGTATTATGGATTCTGGTACGCGCCAGAACGGGAGGCTTTGCAGGCTTTCATTGACGAGAGTCAACGAATGGTGACTGGCACGGCGAGGCTCAAGTTGTATAAAGGTTCGATCACAACGGTCGGACGAAAGTCGCCCTACTCTCTTTACGACGCGGAGGTCGCCTCCATGGAAGGAGTGGCGAGTGACTACAATCCCGACGATGCTTCAGGCTTCATTCGTCTTCAGGCACTTCGGCTGCGGGCAAGAGCTTCCGCTCAGGGAGGAGCAAGAGTTGAGAGCACGAGCAAATTGTCCCATGAGTAG
- the lepA gene encoding translation elongation factor 4, producing the protein MRPTDSIRNFCIIAHVDHGKTTLSDRLLELTQTVDQRNMKEQLLDSMDLERERGITIKSHPVSMVYQDNGDDFLFNLIDTPGHVDFSYEVSRSLAACEGALLLIDAAQGIEAQTVANAHLAVAQGLELIPVINKVDLPSAEPERIMEQIEDVLAIPADEAILASAKSGIGIPEIIRAVVDRVPGPRWLDGEGTRALVFDCVYDGFKGVICYVRVFSGELKRGSNISFMGSGVKTQIKEVGRFSPEMVAEDSLSGGRVGYIVTGIRDVADVKLGDTVTRTDDFAKEMLPGYKEVRPMVFSGIYPLDTSDYEKLKASVAKLRLNDAAFVFQSESSAALGFGFRCGFLGLLHMEIVQERIRREYDLDIISTYPSVIYRLRKTDGTEMELDNPVFFPDATEIEWIEEPMIQATIHTPNDCIGDLLALISEKRGVCLHTDTIDQSRVMITARLPLNEILVDFNDRLKSLTHGYGSMDYEPEGYEQSDLVRMEILVNSEPIEAFSSIVHRQKAETRGRALCGKLKDLLPRQLFKVAIQAAVNGKFVARETLSAMRKDVTAKCYGGDISRKRKLLEKQKEGKKRMKQIGSVSIPQEAFVQVLRSSQD; encoded by the coding sequence ATGCGCCCGACTGACTCGATTCGGAATTTTTGCATCATTGCGCACGTCGACCATGGGAAGACTACGCTCTCGGATCGGCTGCTCGAACTGACCCAAACGGTCGACCAGCGGAATATGAAGGAGCAACTCCTCGATTCGATGGATTTAGAACGGGAACGGGGGATCACGATTAAAAGCCACCCCGTTTCGATGGTTTATCAAGACAACGGCGATGACTTTCTCTTCAATCTCATCGACACTCCGGGGCATGTAGATTTCTCCTACGAAGTTTCACGCAGTCTCGCAGCCTGCGAAGGAGCCTTACTTCTAATCGATGCAGCCCAGGGAATCGAGGCGCAGACAGTGGCAAATGCGCACCTCGCGGTAGCTCAGGGTCTCGAGCTGATACCGGTGATCAACAAAGTGGATCTTCCCAGTGCAGAACCAGAACGGATCATGGAGCAAATCGAGGATGTTCTCGCGATACCCGCCGACGAAGCGATTTTGGCGAGTGCCAAATCGGGAATTGGTATTCCAGAGATCATTCGAGCAGTTGTCGATCGAGTTCCTGGTCCAAGATGGTTGGACGGCGAAGGCACCAGGGCACTCGTTTTTGACTGTGTCTACGACGGCTTCAAAGGAGTGATCTGCTACGTTCGAGTGTTTAGCGGAGAACTGAAGAGGGGGAGCAATATTTCTTTTATGGGTTCCGGCGTAAAGACTCAGATCAAGGAAGTGGGGCGCTTTTCTCCCGAGATGGTCGCAGAGGACTCACTGTCCGGAGGCCGGGTCGGTTACATCGTGACGGGAATCCGGGATGTGGCAGATGTGAAATTGGGAGACACCGTTACGCGGACTGATGACTTCGCAAAGGAAATGCTTCCTGGATACAAGGAAGTCCGCCCGATGGTTTTTAGCGGTATTTATCCTCTGGATACATCGGACTACGAGAAACTGAAGGCAAGTGTCGCTAAATTGCGACTCAATGACGCCGCCTTCGTCTTCCAGAGCGAAAGTTCTGCAGCTCTTGGATTTGGTTTCCGCTGTGGTTTTCTTGGACTTCTCCACATGGAGATCGTGCAGGAGCGAATCCGACGAGAATACGATCTCGATATTATTTCAACTTACCCCAGCGTCATCTATCGGCTTCGAAAAACCGACGGAACTGAAATGGAGTTGGACAATCCGGTTTTTTTTCCTGACGCAACCGAGATTGAGTGGATTGAAGAACCCATGATTCAAGCGACGATTCACACTCCTAACGATTGCATTGGCGACCTGCTGGCTTTGATTTCTGAGAAACGGGGAGTCTGTCTCCACACCGATACGATTGACCAGTCACGAGTCATGATTACGGCCAGGCTGCCCCTGAACGAGATCCTCGTTGATTTCAACGACCGGCTCAAAAGTCTGACCCACGGCTATGGGAGTATGGATTATGAACCTGAAGGGTATGAACAGTCCGACCTCGTGAGGATGGAGATTTTGGTCAACTCGGAGCCTATCGAGGCCTTTTCATCAATTGTTCACCGGCAAAAGGCGGAAACCCGCGGACGAGCTCTTTGCGGGAAATTGAAAGATCTTCTACCTCGTCAGCTCTTCAAAGTAGCGATCCAGGCCGCGGTAAACGGCAAGTTTGTTGCCCGTGAGACACTGAGTGCGATGCGGAAGGATGTAACTGCAAAGTGTTACGGTGGCGATATTTCTCGAAAACGGAAACTCCTTGAAAAACAGAAGGAAGGAAAAAAGCGCATGAAGCAGATTGGCTCGGTTTCAATCCCGCAGGAAGCCTTTGTTCAGGTCTTGCGCAGTAGTCAGGACTAA
- the lepB gene encoding signal peptidase I yields the protein MFSKKKKIRKRAGEFAEMARKIINYRKDQLGSSAIAQLKEVGESASAVSAEKDLTNERLTSLAGEWDSVLRQHGGKVYPKTFISDNVETFLVAAIIVLGIRAFFLQPFIIPTNSMYPTYSGMYHQLYEAGEGPSLLEKPFRFVLFGARNQEVVADSNGALRIPLFINQGPRAAFEVVDGKKWIFVPTKLKRYFLYVGNQPVSFDVPIDFDADSMLIDRYFPDYNSWSEVVEAQQANGGFSRQNARMGSVTVAGGTFQSGDTVLDFDVLSGDALFVDRFSYHFFAPKVGDPIVFRTNSIDYPRSPLGEKYYIKRLAGTEGDVLAIEPPALLIDGEVARGNVAFEKNAEQIDGYRGYVNDGPNMDYLTPGTTYEIPEDQFFALGDNSNNSLDSRYWGSFDEDAVIGKALFIYFPFTKRWGPAE from the coding sequence ATGTTCTCCAAGAAAAAGAAGATTCGAAAGCGGGCGGGCGAGTTCGCTGAGATGGCGAGAAAGATCATCAACTACCGAAAAGACCAACTGGGGTCTTCTGCAATCGCCCAATTGAAAGAGGTCGGGGAAAGTGCCTCCGCCGTCTCTGCGGAGAAGGATCTAACCAACGAACGGCTTACTTCATTGGCAGGTGAATGGGATTCCGTCCTACGGCAACACGGTGGAAAGGTTTATCCGAAAACCTTCATCAGTGATAATGTCGAAACGTTTCTTGTAGCGGCGATCATCGTTCTGGGGATTCGCGCATTTTTTCTCCAGCCCTTCATAATTCCGACGAATTCAATGTATCCTACTTACAGCGGGATGTACCATCAGTTATACGAAGCAGGGGAGGGGCCCTCGCTCTTGGAAAAGCCATTCCGTTTCGTCCTTTTCGGCGCTCGCAATCAGGAGGTTGTCGCAGATTCCAACGGAGCCCTGCGCATACCGTTGTTCATCAATCAAGGGCCAAGGGCTGCCTTCGAAGTGGTCGACGGAAAGAAGTGGATATTCGTCCCAACGAAGCTAAAGCGGTACTTTTTATATGTTGGAAACCAACCCGTCTCGTTTGATGTGCCTATCGATTTTGACGCGGATTCAATGCTCATCGACCGCTACTTCCCAGACTACAATTCTTGGTCGGAGGTAGTCGAAGCCCAGCAGGCAAACGGTGGATTCAGTCGTCAAAATGCTCGCATGGGTTCGGTGACAGTGGCTGGCGGAACCTTTCAGTCCGGAGATACGGTGCTCGACTTCGATGTACTGAGCGGGGATGCCTTGTTCGTCGATCGATTCTCCTACCACTTTTTTGCTCCCAAGGTAGGCGACCCAATTGTCTTCCGGACTAACTCAATCGATTACCCAAGAAGTCCACTTGGTGAGAAATATTACATCAAGCGGTTAGCTGGCACAGAAGGAGACGTTCTCGCGATTGAACCTCCGGCACTTCTAATCGATGGGGAAGTGGCAAGAGGGAATGTCGCATTTGAAAAGAACGCCGAGCAGATTGATGGATACAGGGGCTATGTAAATGATGGTCCGAATATGGATTACCTAACCCCAGGAACGACCTATGAGATTCCGGAAGACCAGTTTTTCGCCCTCGGTGACAACTCCAATAACAGCTTGGATAGCCGTTACTGGGGAAGCTTTGACGAGGATGCAGTGATCGGAAAAGCTTTATTCATCTATTTTCCCTTCACCAAACGCTGGGGTCCCGCAGAGTAA